Sequence from the Hamadaea flava genome:
GAGCAGCGGAAGGAGCAAGCGAGTTCCGTTCATGAGCCTGGGACGGTCAAGACCCGGCGGCGGTTCCCGCCTGACAGCGCGGACACCAATAAGAGTTGCGCGCGGCGAGCGTCCCGCGCCGGATCTCCGTGCCGCACAGCAGACAGGGCTGACCGGCCCGACGATAAACGTAGACCTCGCCGCCATGCCGGTCGACACGCGGCGCCCGGCCCATCACCTCGGGCGTATGACTGGCATGAACTGTGTCGATCCGGCCCCGGCGGACGCCCTCGCGCATCAGCTCCTGAAGATCCTTCCAGAGCAACGCCCACTCGTCCGGCGTGATTCGCGTACCGGGGCGGGTCGGCTCGATGCCCGCACGGAACAGCACCTCACACGCGTACACCAGACCACAGCCGGCCACGATCTTCTGGTCCATCAGCAACGTGGCCACCGCCAGCGAGCTGCGGTGGATCCGCTTGTACGCCATGTCGGGGTCGCCGTCGTCGCGAAGCGGATCGGCGCCCAGCCGGCCCTTGAGCGCCTCGACCTCGGGCGGATCCAGGAGCTCGCACGCGGCCGGTCCCCGCAGATCCAGCCAGTACGCCGACGACTCCAGCCGAAGGCGTACCTGCCCGATCGGTTCCGGCGCAGCGCCCTCGCCGTCGCTGAAGACGCCGTACAAGCCGAGATGCACGTGCAAGCTGTGTCCGTCATAGTGATGCAGCAGATGCTTGCCGTACGCCTCCGTCCGGCGCAGCACGCTCCCCGAGATCAGCTCGGCGCCCGCT
This genomic interval carries:
- a CDS encoding Fpg/Nei family DNA glycosylase, giving the protein MPEGHTIHRLAARHAELFGGRPVRVSSPQGRFEAGAELISGSVLRRTEAYGKHLLHHYDGHSLHVHLGLYGVFSDGEGAAPEPIGQVRLRLESSAYWLDLRGPAACELLDPPEVEALKGRLGADPLRDDGDPDMAYKRIHRSSLAVATLLMDQKIVAGCGLVYACEVLFRAGIEPTRPGTRITPDEWALLWKDLQELMREGVRRGRIDTVHASHTPEVMGRAPRVDRHGGEVYVYRRAGQPCLLCGTEIRRGTLAARNSYWCPRCQAGTAAGS